GGAAGCCGAAGATCGAGACCGCCCGGACCGAGCCGCCGCGGCGCATCACCCGGGGCGAGTTGCCGGTGGTAATGGGCCGGCTGATCGACCAGGTCGAGGATCCGGCCCTCAAGCGGGCGCTGGAGAACCCCGCCAACCCGACCGAACCGAAGGGGCTCGGCACCGCGGCGACCCGCGACGCGGTGCTGCCGAAGCTGATGAAGAGCCATTACGTCACGCTGCTGAAGGGCAAGGATCCGGCGATCACCGTGACGGAGGTCGGCCTCGCCTTCGTCGCCGCGGTGCGCCGGGTTTTTCCGGCCTATGGCGACCCGGTCGGGCGGGCGGTGTTCGAATCGGAGCTGGCCGAGATCGGCCGGGCGACGACGAAGGACGAGGCTCTGCGCCGGGCGAACGCCTTCCGCCAGCGCACCCGCGAGCGGGTCGAGGCGCTGATCGGCGCCGTCTCGGGTGCCGAGCGCCTGGCGGTAGAGGGCGAGGCCCCGCCCCGCGGCGGCCGTGCGCCGACCGCCGCGATGGTGTCGTTCGCGACCTCGCTCGCCGCCCGCAAGGGCATCCCCCTCCCCCCGGAGGCCAAGCGGGATGCCGGCGCCTGCCGGGTCTTCCTCAACACTCATGCCGGACCGAAGATGGCACCCGCTGGCGACGGCGCGCCCCGTCCCCCGACCCCGGCGATGCTGCGCTTCGCCGCCTCGCTCGCCCGGGCCAAGCGCCTGGAGGCGCTGCCGCCCGAGATCGAGACCGATTTCGCCGCCTGCCGCGCCTTCCTCGACGCCCATGCGGGCGGCGACGGCCCGCGCTCCGGCACCCAAGCGGCCCCCGCCCGCGAGGCCGCCACCCGGGAGGGCTCGGCGAAGAAGCCCCGCACCCGCCGTCCGCGCAGCCCGGCGAGTCCGGGCCGCGCCCCCCGCCGTCGCCGGGCGGCGGAGGGGTGAAGGCGACCTGCCGGGCGCCGGCAAACAATCGCCCGCGCGCCCGCACGAGACGGCTGGACAGGCGATCCGAGCGTCTCTATACCCCCGCTCAACGCCGCTGCCCCACGCAGCCGGCGGGCCCGGGTAGCTCAGTTGGTAGAGCATGCGACTGAAAATCGCAGTGTCGGCGGTTCGACTCCGTCCCCGGGCACCACTTCCTCGTCCCTGACGTGAGTGGTGCCGTCCCTGAACGGGGACGATCTCTGGTGCTTGGTCCGTCGCCCTGCGCGGCCGGTGCGCCCGGGTAGCTCAGTTGGTAGAGCATGCGACTGAAAATCGCAGTGTCGGCGGTTCGACTCCGTCCCCGGGCACCATTGTTCCAGAGACATGCTTCAATTTTCCACCGATAGACCCAATCCTGACTTCTTGCTGCGGCGACCGACGGCGGAAGGACAGTTGGCTGATCCTTTTGACCAAGGTGATATTTGCGAAACTCTGCGGCATAGCGCGGGAATGTGACGGCTACCGCTTGATCCAGTTAGATAAAGATTGAGCGAGCCTCTGCGTTCCAGTGTGGCAGGGTTGTCCGAGGAAACGAAGTAGCGCGGGGCTTTCCCCTCCCCCCCTCTGCGGGGGAGGGTGCCCGGCTGCGAGTGCGAAGCACTCGTGCGCCGGGCGGGAGAGGGGCAGGGCGACGCTGATCCAGCTCGCGCCCTACAGAACGGCTCAGCCATATCCGGAAGCGGCGTCCCCTCTCCCGACCCCTGCTGACGCAGGGGCCACCCTCCCCCGCAGAGGGGGGAGGGGAAACCCGCGCCACTCATTTCCCCGGAGAGCCCCTACCCTTGTGGGGAGGGGATGCGTCCGCTTCCAATCTCTGTGCGCTTCGGTCGGATAGGCGCTCAGCGTTTCCTGGAACCCTGCTTCGAGGCCCCTGCATTCACGTCCACGGCGTGAGGGCACAGGTGGGATCGCCGAGATCTGATCGCATCGATCAAACCCGCGGGCTCATCCGGACTGGCCCCACCGAACCGGCGAGCGCCCGCGACGAGGTCGGCGCCGGGAACCGCGCAGCGCGACGCACCGCCCCTTGCCTCCCACGCCCGCCGCCGCCACAACGCCGGCCATGCTCCGCGTGAACGACCTCACCTACCGGATCGGCGACCGCCTGATCCTCGACCAAGCCGGATTCGCCCTGCCCGAGCGGGCGCGGGTCGGGATCGTCGGCCGCAACGGCGCCGGCAAGACCACGCTGTTCCGCATCATCCAGGGCGAGATCCCCACGGAGGGCGGCACGATCGGGCTGCCGAAGGGTACGCGGGTCGGCGGCGTCGCCCAGGAGGCGCCGGCCGGCCCCGAGACCCTGCACGCGGTGGTGCTCGCCGCCGATACCGAGCGGGCGCGGCTGCTCGCCGAGGCCGAGACCGCCGACGGGTTGCGCCGGGCCGAGATCGAGACCCGGCTCGTCGACATCGACGCCCACTCGGCCCCGGCCCGGGCCGCCGCGATCCTGCACGGCCTCGGCTTCGATGCGGAGGCGCAAGGGAGGCCCTGCTCCGACTTCTCCGGCGGCTGGCGGATGCGGGTGGCTCTTGCCGCTGTGCTGTTCTCCGAGCCGGACCTGCTGCTCCTCGACGAGCCGACCAACTACCTCGACATCGAGGGCACGCTCTGGCTCTACGACTACCTCGAGCGCTATCCCCGCACCGCGCTGATCATCAGCCACGACCGGGACCTGCTCGACACCTCCGTCGACCACATCCTCCACCTCGACCGCGGCAAGCTCACGCTCTATCGCGGCGGCTACACCTCCTTCGCCCGCCAGCTCGCCGAGAAGCGCATGCTCCAGGCCAAGGCCCGGGTGAAGCAGGAGGCCGAGCGCGCCCATCTCCAGAGCTTCGTCGACCGCTTCAAGGCCAAGGCCACCAAGGCGCGTCAGGCCCAGTCGCGGATGAAGCGGCTCGCCAAGATGGAGCCGATCGCGGCGCTCATCGAGGACGACGTGCCGGTGATCCACCTGCCGAGCCCGGAGCGCGCCCTCTCCCCGCCCCTCGTCGCGATGGAGCGGGTCCAGGCCGGGTATCCCGACCGCACGGTGCTGACGGGCCTCAACCTGACGCTCGCCCCCGACGACCGGGTGGCGCTGCTGGGCGCCAACGGCAACGGCAAGTCGACCTTCTGCAAGCTCATCGGCGGCCGGCTCGATCCGCTCTCGGGCGAGGTGCGGCGCTGGGGCAAGATGAACGTCGCCTACTTCGCCCAGCACCAGCTCGACGAGCTGCGGCCCGCCGAGAGCGCCTACGCCCACGTGCGCGACCTGATGCCGGACGTGCCGGAGGCGAAGGCCCGCGCCGCGGCCGCCCGCCTCGGCTTTCCCGGCCACAAGGCCGACACCCCGGTCTCGCAGCTCTCCGGCGGCGAGAAGGCGCGGCTGCTGATGGGCCTCGCCGCCTTCAACGGCCCGCACCTCCTGATCCTCGACGAGCCGACCAACCACCTC
This is a stretch of genomic DNA from Methylobacterium sp. 17Sr1-1. It encodes these proteins:
- a CDS encoding ABC-F family ATP-binding cassette domain-containing protein: MLRVNDLTYRIGDRLILDQAGFALPERARVGIVGRNGAGKTTLFRIIQGEIPTEGGTIGLPKGTRVGGVAQEAPAGPETLHAVVLAADTERARLLAEAETADGLRRAEIETRLVDIDAHSAPARAAAILHGLGFDAEAQGRPCSDFSGGWRMRVALAAVLFSEPDLLLLDEPTNYLDIEGTLWLYDYLERYPRTALIISHDRDLLDTSVDHILHLDRGKLTLYRGGYTSFARQLAEKRMLQAKARVKQEAERAHLQSFVDRFKAKATKARQAQSRMKRLAKMEPIAALIEDDVPVIHLPSPERALSPPLVAMERVQAGYPDRTVLTGLNLTLAPDDRVALLGANGNGKSTFCKLIGGRLDPLSGEVRRWGKMNVAYFAQHQLDELRPAESAYAHVRDLMPDVPEAKARAAAARLGFPGHKADTPVSQLSGGEKARLLMGLAAFNGPHLLILDEPTNHLDIESRQALVEAINDYEGAVILVSHDRFLVEACADRLWLVGNGTVKPFDGDMDDYRRLVLAGPETDAAKSQESTGGAKAVERRSNAERRAALAPLRRKLEAVEARMAKLSAAIAKIDAALADGTAFRTDAAKAGELARMRAEAASALGTAEEEWLMVSGELEADG